The nucleotide sequence CAGATACATGAGAAAGGAACTCATGATGGTTCTGTTAATTGGCTCGTCTTCTGTTCGGCTGACTGTCCTTTCGTCTCCTGGTTATTTCCAAAAAGGACAGTCTCTCTTTGAAAACTGTGCCTTTGAAAAGATGGCAGACTATCACAAGCACGCAGGCTCCAACAGGTCTGCCCACTggttttttcatcattttcccGTTTATCCACTTCCAGGATTAACCTTGAGCCCATTCACATGCCGCTCACACCGGTGTGGTTCTGCGGTTTACCCCATCCTTTAAATCATTGGGGAAACAGTTATGGACCTGGAGGAACTCAGCAGCTGCCTCGTGTTCGGGGCTGTACGTGTTCTCTGTCACACTGTCCCTCGCCAGGGCGTACATGGACAGCTCATCCAGGGGCCCACTAGAAGATGTTGCCCTCTTCAGTCCAACCACAGGTGAGTTCTCCCTTGAAGCCTCTGTAGAATGAGAGCTGGCGTGCGATGTCCGCCGGCGGTAGCGGAAACTCGGTATTCTCGAATAtggggaagaggaagagagtgaaCGGATAAACTCGCGCCGCGCCCTCCAGCGGACTTCCTTGTTTTTCTCAATGTAGATGTTGATTGTGAGGACGGCCACAGTTTCGGCCACAATGAAGGAAAGGGCGCCAAAGTAGAACGACCAGCCGTAGGAGTAAGTGTACTTCTTGTCATCGTCACGTTTATCACTGGGGTCTCCTGCATTGCTGGAGATGTAGACAATGATGCCAATTATGTTGCTCAGACCtgatgaatgagaaaaagaaagacagaaaaatgaaacatgaaaaaaagaaagagatggagggagggaaatAGCATAAAAGGATGAGTAAAAAGGCGAAGGAAAAGCCAGCAAGGATCAATCATTCATGACTTTACCACTTTCAATCAGGACATCCATGAAAACTGTGTGAAGGTGTTTGTCAGCCAATGATTACAGGACTCTCATCACTACTGAGGCCCTTAATGACATGTGTCCTCAATATTCGTGTGTGAGATGTGTGATGAAGGAGACCCTGACCATCTTCGGTGGAGAATGAAGTTCATCTTTATGATTGCACCACTGATG is from Thunnus maccoyii chromosome 18, fThuMac1.1, whole genome shotgun sequence and encodes:
- the LOC121884382 gene encoding voltage-dependent calcium channel gamma-4 subunit-like — protein: MAWCDRGVQTLLATVGAFAAFSLMTIAIGTDYWLYSRAYICNGTNATTDETQSQPKTKKGDLTHSGLWRICCIEGINQDSCYRINHFPDDNDYDTDSSEYLLRIVRASSVFPILSTILLMLGGLCVGVDRVYNKTNNVLLSAGILFVAAGLSNIIGIIVYISSNAGDPSDKRDDDKKYTYSYGWSFYFGALSFIVAETVAVLTINIYIEKNKEVRWRARREFIRSLSSSSPYSRIPSFRYRRRTSHASSHSTEASRENSPVVGLKRATSSSGPLDELSMYALARDSVTENTYSPEHEAAAEFLQVHNCFPNDLKDGVNRRTTPV